Proteins encoded in a region of the Clostridium butyricum genome:
- a CDS encoding MurR/RpiR family transcriptional regulator has protein sequence MFECDEIKNLNELELSLYEYIMKNSEKVMYMKIRDLANEAHMSTTTVLRFCRKLNCDGFSEFKLKFKMYMDSKEDRKINEDTSFIIDNFKRLASDEFKDKINGLCQLIKEHDNIVFLGGGLSGIVGKYGSRYITSIGKFSIYIDDLYYPMNCENFKRGLVIALSESGETVEIIGAINRFKKEKCTIASITNSENTTIARMSDFNISYYIPEERIGTIDITSHLPPMYILETVGRKLYNEKIRSKK, from the coding sequence ATGTTTGAGTGCGATGAGATAAAAAACTTAAATGAACTAGAATTATCATTATATGAATATATAATGAAAAATAGTGAAAAAGTAATGTACATGAAGATACGGGATTTAGCAAATGAAGCACATATGTCAACAACTACAGTATTAAGGTTTTGTAGAAAATTAAACTGTGATGGATTTTCGGAATTTAAATTGAAATTCAAGATGTATATGGATAGTAAAGAGGATAGAAAAATAAATGAGGACACATCTTTTATAATAGATAATTTTAAAAGATTAGCTAGTGATGAGTTCAAAGATAAAATAAACGGATTATGTCAACTTATCAAAGAACATGATAATATAGTATTTTTAGGTGGAGGTTTATCTGGTATAGTTGGAAAATACGGGTCAAGATATATTACTTCAATAGGAAAGTTCAGTATATATATAGATGATTTGTATTATCCAATGAATTGTGAAAACTTTAAAAGAGGCCTTGTTATAGCTTTATCTGAATCAGGAGAAACAGTAGAGATAATTGGTGCCATAAATAGATTCAAAAAAGAAAAATGTACTATAGCAAGTATAACTAACAGTGAGAATACTACAATAGCAAGGATGTCAGATTTTAATATATCGTATTATATCCCAGAAGAAAGAATAGGTACCATTGACATTACAAGTCATTTACCACCAATGTACATTTTGGAAACAGTAGGCAGAAAATTATATAATGAAAAAATAAGAAGTAAAAAATAA
- a CDS encoding 6-phospho-beta-glucosidase, producing MAFNKDFLWGGAVAAHQLEGGWNEGGKGPSTADVMTAGAHGVPREITDGVIEGLNYPNHEAIDFYHRYKEDIALFAEMGFKCFRTSIAWSRIFPNGDELEPNEEGLKFYDDMFDELLKYNIEPVITLSHFEIPYGIVKNYGGWRNRKVIDMFVRYATAVMERYKDKVKYWMTFNEINNQKQIGVDIFPWTCSGIIYEEGDNREEIMYQAAHHELVASALVVKKGHEINPDFKIGCMVSFVPIYPYSCNPDDMMLQVEAMHDRYFFSDVHARGHYGAYAIKEWERKGYNIKMEPEDAQILKEGTVDYIGFSYYMSNAVKSDAQNTEDLLSGHSASVKNPYVKASDWGWQIDPVGLRYSLNTLYERYELPLFIVENGFGAIDVKEEDGSCNDDYRIEYLKAHIQEMEKAIEVDGVDLMGYTPWGCIDLVSFTTGEMKKRYGFIYVDKDNDGNGTLNRSKKKSFDWYKNVIATNGEEL from the coding sequence ATGGCATTTAATAAAGATTTTTTATGGGGTGGAGCAGTGGCTGCACATCAATTAGAAGGTGGATGGAATGAAGGGGGGAAAGGACCAAGTACAGCAGATGTTATGACTGCTGGAGCACACGGAGTTCCAAGAGAAATTACAGATGGCGTTATTGAAGGACTTAATTATCCAAATCATGAAGCGATAGATTTTTATCACAGATATAAAGAAGATATAGCATTATTCGCTGAAATGGGCTTTAAGTGCTTTAGAACTTCAATTGCATGGTCAAGAATATTTCCCAATGGAGATGAGCTTGAACCAAATGAAGAAGGTTTAAAGTTTTATGATGATATGTTTGATGAACTTCTTAAATATAATATTGAACCAGTAATAACATTATCACACTTTGAAATACCATACGGAATAGTTAAGAACTATGGTGGATGGAGAAACCGTAAGGTAATTGACATGTTTGTAAGATATGCAACAGCTGTAATGGAACGTTACAAAGATAAAGTTAAGTATTGGATGACATTTAATGAAATAAATAATCAGAAGCAGATTGGTGTTGATATATTCCCTTGGACTTGTTCAGGAATTATTTATGAAGAAGGAGATAATAGAGAGGAGATAATGTATCAAGCAGCACATCATGAATTAGTTGCAAGTGCATTAGTTGTTAAAAAGGGACATGAAATTAATCCTGATTTTAAAATAGGGTGTATGGTTTCATTTGTTCCAATATATCCTTATTCTTGTAATCCAGATGATATGATGCTTCAAGTTGAAGCAATGCATGACAGATATTTCTTTAGTGATGTTCATGCAAGAGGACATTATGGTGCATATGCTATCAAGGAATGGGAAAGAAAAGGTTATAACATAAAGATGGAGCCAGAAGATGCACAAATCTTAAAAGAAGGAACAGTTGATTACATAGGATTCAGTTACTATATGTCAAATGCAGTAAAGTCAGATGCTCAAAATACAGAAGATTTACTTTCAGGACACTCTGCAAGTGTAAAAAATCCTTATGTTAAAGCAAGTGACTGGGGCTGGCAGATAGATCCTGTAGGTCTTAGATATTCATTAAATACATTATATGAAAGATATGAATTACCACTATTTATTGTTGAAAATGGATTTGGAGCAATTGATGTTAAAGAAGAAGATGGAAGCTGTAATGATGATTACAGAATTGAATATTTAAAAGCTCATATTCAAGAAATGGAAAAAGCTATAGAAGTTGATGGTGTAGATTTAATGGGATATACTCCTTGGGGATGTATTGATTTAGTTTCATTTACAACAGGTGAAATGAAGAAACGTTATGGATTTATCTATGTTGATAAAGATAATGATGGTAATGGTACATTAAATAGAAGTAAGAAGAAATCTTTTGATTGGTATAAGAATGTTATTGCTACTAATGGAGAAGAATTGTAG
- a CDS encoding Lin0368 family putative glycerol transporter subunit: MNSFGAFTTIFGSAIFSFGVIMYWDKFVSLLGAFGGFIAAMLIPGTMWILNHGAENHLIKQSGSIWIDMAWAVGIGVLISSIMQGGSLRNSKWIMLSAIIGGFIGGFLINM; this comes from the coding sequence ATGAATAGTTTTGGAGCGTTTACAACAATTTTTGGATCAGCTATCTTTTCATTTGGAGTAATAATGTATTGGGATAAGTTTGTTTCATTGCTCGGAGCCTTTGGTGGTTTTATAGCTGCAATGCTGATTCCAGGAACCATGTGGATATTAAATCATGGAGCAGAAAATCATCTTATAAAGCAGAGTGGAAGTATATGGATAGATATGGCTTGGGCCGTTGGAATAGGAGTACTTATATCATCTATTATGCAAGGAGGCAGCTTAAGAAATTCTAAATGGATAATGCTTTCAGCTATAATCGGTGGATTTATTGGTGGATTTCTTATTAACATGTGA
- a CDS encoding Lin0368 family putative glycerol transporter subunit translates to MNFIRGWGDETSMKSFLKSTLGFGIAAIILNTLWGVITRRLGLKGGWICGFILTGTLWYVNHYLGIVENRKESAFIDMGFAVAICSFSRDFLKNGLEGIVTSAPTFICVIIGGTIAGVVAGIIKRHQKQGE, encoded by the coding sequence ATGAATTTTATAAGGGGATGGGGTGATGAAACTTCAATGAAATCGTTTTTAAAAAGCACATTAGGTTTTGGAATTGCAGCAATAATATTAAATACTCTTTGGGGAGTAATTACAAGAAGGCTTGGACTTAAAGGTGGATGGATATGTGGATTTATATTAACAGGTACTTTGTGGTATGTTAATCATTACTTAGGAATCGTTGAAAATAGAAAAGAATCTGCATTTATTGACATGGGATTTGCAGTTGCTATATGTTCATTTAGCAGAGACTTTTTAAAAAATGGTCTTGAAGGTATAGTTACTTCCGCCCCAACATTTATATGTGTAATAATTGGAGGAACTATAGCTGGAGTTGTTGCAGGAATTATAAAAAGGCATCAAAAGCAGGGGGAATAA
- a CDS encoding 1-deoxy-D-xylulose-5-phosphate synthase, translating to MYLEKINSPEDVKNLSINEMNELSSEIRQVLLKKLSEHGGHIGPNLGIVELTVALHHVFNSPQDKIVYDVSHQSYIHKMLTGRRDAFINSEKYDDVSGYTNPHESEHDFFNIGHTSTSVSLACGLAKARDLKDEKDNIIAIIGDGSLSGGEAFEGLNNAAEAGTNMIIIVNDNDMSIAENHGGLYKNLKELRDTNGKSECNFFKSMGLDYYYVNDGHDFDQLISVFNKVKDTDHPVVIHIHTIKGKGFELAETNKEQWHWGMPFVLETGDSKFPMGDAEDYGDLTAKYLLNEMKQDPTVAVITSGTPGVLGFSPKRRAEAGRQFIDVGIAEEHAVALASGMAANGGKPVYGVYSTFLQRTYDQISQDLCINNNPAVILVTLASVYGMNDVTHLGLYDIGMMSNIPNLVYLAPTCKEEYFAMLKWSMNQQDHPVAIRIPAMGVINSGNEDNTDYSELNKYQVTKQGKDVAVIALGDFYQLGQSLVEKLSSENGIEATLINPKYITGLDEELLETLKKEHKLVITLEDGILEGGFGERIARHYGSSDVKVLNYGIKKEFLDRYVPDELMKKNRITPEQMAEDIMNILK from the coding sequence ATGTATTTAGAAAAAATCAATTCACCAGAAGATGTAAAGAATTTATCCATAAATGAAATGAACGAATTAAGTTCGGAAATTCGTCAAGTACTTCTTAAGAAGTTAAGTGAACACGGAGGACACATTGGTCCTAATCTTGGAATTGTGGAACTAACTGTTGCATTACATCATGTATTTAACTCACCACAAGATAAAATTGTTTATGATGTTTCTCATCAAAGTTATATTCACAAAATGCTTACTGGAAGAAGAGATGCATTTATTAACTCTGAAAAATATGATGATGTATCTGGTTATACAAATCCACACGAAAGCGAACACGACTTTTTTAATATAGGTCATACATCTACATCAGTAAGTCTTGCTTGTGGGCTCGCTAAAGCAAGAGATTTAAAAGATGAAAAAGATAATATAATTGCTATTATAGGTGATGGTTCATTAAGTGGCGGAGAAGCATTTGAAGGTTTAAACAATGCTGCTGAAGCTGGAACAAACATGATTATTATTGTAAATGATAATGATATGTCTATTGCAGAAAATCATGGTGGTCTATACAAGAATCTTAAAGAACTTAGAGATACAAATGGTAAGTCTGAATGTAACTTCTTCAAGTCAATGGGATTAGATTATTATTATGTAAATGACGGACACGATTTTGATCAACTTATAAGCGTATTTAACAAAGTTAAAGATACAGACCATCCAGTAGTTATTCACATTCATACAATTAAAGGAAAAGGATTTGAACTTGCTGAAACTAATAAAGAACAATGGCACTGGGGAATGCCTTTTGTACTAGAAACTGGTGATTCTAAATTCCCTATGGGTGATGCTGAAGATTATGGTGATCTTACAGCTAAATATTTATTAAATGAAATGAAACAAGACCCAACTGTAGCTGTTATTACTTCAGGAACTCCAGGAGTACTTGGTTTCTCTCCTAAAAGAAGAGCTGAAGCGGGCAGACAATTTATAGATGTTGGTATTGCAGAAGAACATGCTGTAGCTTTAGCTTCAGGAATGGCTGCAAATGGTGGAAAACCAGTTTATGGAGTATATAGTACATTCCTTCAAAGAACATACGATCAAATTTCACAAGATTTATGTATAAATAACAATCCAGCAGTTATACTAGTAACTCTAGCATCTGTTTATGGAATGAACGATGTTACGCATCTTGGATTATATGATATTGGTATGATGAGCAATATTCCTAACCTAGTATATCTTGCACCAACATGTAAAGAAGAATATTTTGCAATGCTTAAATGGAGTATGAATCAACAAGATCATCCAGTGGCTATCCGTATTCCAGCAATGGGTGTAATAAATAGTGGAAATGAAGATAATACAGATTATTCTGAGTTGAATAAATACCAAGTAACAAAACAAGGAAAAGATGTTGCTGTAATTGCACTTGGAGATTTCTATCAACTTGGTCAATCACTTGTTGAAAAACTTTCAAGTGAAAATGGTATTGAAGCTACTCTTATCAATCCAAAATATATAACTGGTCTTGATGAAGAATTACTTGAAACTTTGAAAAAAGAGCATAAACTTGTAATTACTCTTGAAGATGGTATTTTAGAAGGTGGATTTGGTGAAAGAATCGCTAGACACTACGGTTCTTCTGATGTAAAAGTATTAAATTATGGTATCAAAAAAGAATTCTTAGATCGTTATGTTCCAGATGAACTTATGAAGAAGAACAGAATTACACCTGAACAAATGGCAGAAGATATAATGAATATTTTAAAATAA
- a CDS encoding glycine betaine ABC transporter substrate-binding protein: MSDFFMNLYLKKSEVISLLLEHIQLTLLAVLIAVVIGVPLGIFITNYKKLAKIVIGFANLVQAIPSLAILGFLIPVVGIGSVPAIIMVVLYSMLPIIKNTYTGISNINPDMIESAKGVGMTNIQILKIVKIPLAMPMIMAGIRISGVTAVGLMTIAAFVGAGGLGYLVFSGIQTVDNNLILFGAIPAAILALIIDYITSKIEYAVMPNGIRKSDGTMKVKRGNKGKNKKNKIIALVTSLILIIILLFSTNVFNKSSNKIVIASKNFTEQIILGNMLEQLIEAKTDIDVETKLNLGGTQVAYSALKSGSVDLYVEYTGTAYVNLLDIKDGNTNPDEVYDKVNEIFKEKENIEFLDPLGFNNTYALVVRKDTAEKYNLKSISDLKKVSEEFLMGPTIEFANREDGLLGLDKAYNINFKKVKPIDGGLRYTALMNNESDVIDAFTTDGLLDKFGLKVLEDDKNFFPPYYAAPLIRMDTLKEHPELEEVLNLLSHKITDEKMRKLNYEVDVNGRDPKVVANEFLVSEGYIN; encoded by the coding sequence ATGAGTGACTTTTTTATGAATCTATATTTAAAGAAAAGTGAGGTTATTTCCCTTTTATTAGAACATATACAGTTAACATTGTTAGCAGTTTTAATTGCTGTAGTTATTGGGGTACCTTTAGGAATATTTATAACTAACTATAAAAAGTTAGCTAAAATCGTAATTGGATTTGCAAATCTTGTACAAGCGATACCTAGTTTGGCTATATTAGGATTTTTAATACCAGTAGTGGGAATTGGGTCAGTACCAGCCATAATTATGGTTGTTTTGTACTCAATGTTACCAATTATAAAGAATACTTACACGGGAATTAGTAATATAAATCCAGATATGATAGAGTCAGCAAAAGGTGTTGGTATGACAAACATACAGATATTAAAAATAGTGAAGATTCCATTGGCAATGCCAATGATAATGGCAGGAATAAGAATTTCAGGAGTTACTGCTGTAGGTCTTATGACTATTGCAGCCTTTGTTGGAGCTGGAGGGCTTGGATATCTTGTATTCTCAGGAATTCAAACTGTAGATAATAATCTAATATTATTTGGAGCAATACCAGCAGCAATACTTGCTTTAATAATTGATTATATAACATCTAAAATTGAATATGCTGTAATGCCTAATGGTATAAGAAAATCAGATGGTACTATGAAGGTTAAAAGAGGGAATAAGGGAAAAAATAAAAAAAATAAGATTATAGCATTAGTTACAAGTCTAATTTTAATTATAATTTTATTATTTTCTACCAATGTTTTTAACAAATCAAGTAATAAAATAGTTATAGCATCTAAAAATTTTACAGAGCAAATTATTTTAGGTAATATGCTAGAACAATTAATAGAAGCTAAAACTGATATAGATGTGGAAACTAAACTTAATTTAGGTGGTACTCAAGTTGCGTATTCTGCTTTAAAGTCTGGAAGTGTGGATTTATATGTAGAGTATACTGGAACTGCCTATGTTAATTTGTTAGATATAAAGGATGGAAATACTAATCCAGATGAAGTATATGATAAAGTTAATGAAATATTTAAAGAGAAAGAAAACATAGAATTTTTAGATCCACTTGGATTTAATAACACTTATGCATTAGTAGTAAGGAAAGATACAGCAGAAAAATATAATTTAAAAAGTATTTCTGATTTAAAGAAGGTTTCAGAAGAATTTTTAATGGGTCCAACCATAGAATTTGCTAATAGAGAAGATGGTTTATTAGGTTTAGATAAAGCATATAATATTAATTTTAAAAAAGTTAAACCAATCGATGGAGGATTGAGATATACAGCTCTAATGAATAACGAATCTGATGTAATTGATGCATTTACTACAGATGGCCTACTAGATAAATTTGGTCTGAAAGTTTTGGAAGATGATAAAAACTTTTTTCCACCTTATTATGCTGCGCCTTTAATAAGAATGGATACTTTAAAAGAACATCCAGAACTTGAAGAAGTATTAAATTTACTGTCACATAAAATAACAGATGAAAAAATGAGAAAATTAAATTATGAAGTTGATGTTAATGGCAGAGATCCTAAAGTTGTTGCTAATGAGTTTTTAGTATCAGAAGGATATATAAATTAA
- a CDS encoding ABC transporter ATP-binding protein, which produces MIEFKNIKKSYKSKIILENFNLSIDSGKLVVLIGASGCGKTTLLKMINRLISITEGEILINGKDINKMDPIKLRRGIGYVIQQTGLFPHMTVKENIEIIPRLMKISERKIEKKTIELLNMVGLDPNEYLYRYPAELSGGQQQRVGVARAFATDAEIILMDEPFSALDPITRTELQEQLFNIQKEYNKTIVFVTHDMDEAINIADMICILKDGKIIQYDTPENILKNPENDYVEEFVGKNKIWAKPEFIKAEDVMINRPATVSIKRSLLQAREIMREKTVDSLLIVDKEGMLLGYVTLSDIQKIDNKSILVGEVMRRSPEYVTEDTNLLDLLEKFTGLKRGYLPVCNENGKLMGLVTRSTLISVLSSQYIDIGGDN; this is translated from the coding sequence TAAGTTAGTAGTATTAATTGGAGCAAGTGGGTGTGGAAAAACAACTTTATTAAAGATGATAAATAGGCTCATTTCAATAACAGAAGGAGAAATATTGATAAATGGGAAAGATATAAATAAGATGGATCCCATTAAATTAAGAAGAGGTATTGGGTATGTTATTCAACAGACTGGACTGTTTCCTCATATGACAGTTAAGGAAAATATTGAAATTATACCAAGGTTGATGAAAATATCAGAGAGAAAAATAGAAAAAAAGACTATTGAATTGTTAAACATGGTAGGACTTGATCCTAACGAATATCTTTATAGATATCCAGCAGAGTTAAGTGGTGGACAACAACAAAGAGTAGGAGTTGCAAGAGCTTTTGCAACAGATGCAGAAATAATTTTAATGGATGAGCCATTTAGTGCTTTAGATCCAATTACTAGAACTGAACTTCAAGAACAGCTTTTTAATATACAAAAAGAATATAATAAAACAATTGTTTTTGTCACCCATGATATGGATGAGGCAATTAATATTGCAGATATGATTTGTATACTTAAAGATGGAAAAATAATTCAGTATGATACTCCTGAAAATATATTAAAAAATCCCGAAAATGATTATGTTGAAGAATTTGTAGGTAAAAATAAAATTTGGGCTAAGCCAGAATTTATAAAAGCAGAAGATGTAATGATAAATAGACCTGCTACAGTTTCGATAAAAAGAAGTCTTCTTCAAGCAAGGGAAATTATGAGAGAAAAGACAGTAGATAGTTTACTGATAGTAGATAAAGAAGGAATGCTGCTAGGTTATGTTACATTATCAGACATACAAAAGATTGATAATAAATCAATATTAGTTGGTGAGGTAATGAGACGTTCACCTGAATATGTTACAGAGGATACTAATTTGTTAGATTTACTTGAAAAGTTCACAGGATTAAAGCGTGGATATTTACCAGTATGCAATGAAAATGGAAAGCTTATGGGACTTGTAACAAGAAGTACTCTGATTTCAGTATTGAGCAGTCAATATATAGATATTGGAGGTGATAATTAA